One region of Glutamicibacter sp. B1 genomic DNA includes:
- a CDS encoding ABC transporter permease, translated as MTTGISTHRWKMVGSLLIRRLLVAIPVTLGLTAVVFALASIAPFNPLASYLGSSYTHTSTQLREQLNTELGFDRSWVDAWTHWIWHAFQGDLGTSIIAARPVTQVLAERIPFTVLLTISGLLTAIVLALVLSLAAAKYQHGIIDRLTLGIAQLAQSLPVFVVALIAIGLIALPLGWPTGGIAAAGMAPTTGSVVTHLLLPSSVLALSLLPWLLLNLRSSLFEALESDSVLAAQGRGASNILIREALPQALLPFISVIGSRIGELITGALIVETIFAWPGIASAVIASAIAGDFALLAAVTASSALAVFVGNALADAAYLIADPRVSHA; from the coding sequence GTGACAACAGGGATTTCAACACACCGCTGGAAAATGGTGGGATCGTTATTGATCCGCCGCCTCCTCGTAGCAATACCCGTCACCCTTGGGCTCACGGCAGTAGTTTTTGCCCTTGCCAGCATCGCGCCCTTTAACCCCTTGGCCAGCTACCTCGGTTCAAGCTATACACACACCAGTACTCAATTGCGCGAACAGCTCAACACAGAACTTGGATTTGATCGGTCCTGGGTTGATGCCTGGACTCATTGGATCTGGCACGCATTTCAAGGAGACTTAGGTACTTCCATCATCGCTGCACGCCCTGTGACCCAGGTGCTGGCCGAACGTATCCCCTTTACGGTATTACTCACTATCAGCGGGTTGCTCACGGCTATCGTGCTTGCGCTGGTACTCTCATTGGCCGCAGCCAAATATCAACATGGGATTATTGACCGGCTGACCCTGGGCATCGCTCAATTAGCACAGTCGCTCCCAGTATTTGTGGTGGCATTGATAGCCATCGGACTGATCGCCCTTCCACTGGGCTGGCCAACTGGGGGAATCGCCGCAGCAGGGATGGCACCGACTACTGGATCGGTGGTGACCCACCTGCTTCTGCCCTCCAGTGTCCTTGCCTTGAGTTTATTGCCGTGGCTGCTTTTGAACTTGCGTTCATCACTCTTTGAAGCCTTGGAATCCGATTCAGTACTTGCCGCACAGGGACGTGGGGCGTCCAATATTCTGATAAGAGAAGCCCTACCTCAAGCGTTGCTGCCGTTTATCTCGGTTATTGGATCCCGCATTGGTGAGCTGATCACCGGTGCTCTCATTGTCGAAACGATATTTGCATGGCCCGGAATTGCCTCGGCAGTCATTGCTTCAGCTATTGCTGGAGACTTTGCGTTGCTCGCTGCAGTCACCGCAAGCTCTGCGCTCGCCGTGTTCGTGGGTAATGCTCTGGCGGATGCTGCCTACCTGATCGCTGATCCGAGGGTAAGCCATGCGTAG
- a CDS encoding PLP-dependent cysteine synthase family protein: MTDLWVRQAISQLNADANRSADTHLLRFELPAEWGIELYLKDESVHPTGSLKHRLARSLILYGLVNGKISEGTTLVEASSGSTAVSEAYFARMLGLEFVAVVPTSTSTEKIKLIEFYGGRCHLVESAGQVDAAARELATQTQGYYLDQFTYAERATDWRGNNNIAESVYAQMSAEPHPIPSWIVVGAGTGGTSATFGRYARYKQHETRVCVADPEGSSFYEGWRTGNLDYATGTGSRIEGIGRPKVEASFMPGVIDHMVQVPDAASLAAMHFLRSTTRYFAGGSTGTNLYAAFGIIAQMLERGEQGSVVTLICDSGERYTNTYYSQQWLDEQGLDLAPYTAKLQRFMEQGVLES, encoded by the coding sequence ATGACTGATCTTTGGGTGCGACAAGCAATTTCTCAGCTCAACGCCGATGCCAACCGTAGCGCCGATACTCATCTGCTGCGGTTTGAACTGCCTGCCGAATGGGGGATCGAGCTCTATCTCAAAGATGAGTCGGTGCACCCCACCGGTTCGCTCAAGCACCGTTTGGCTCGTTCGTTGATTCTCTACGGTTTGGTCAATGGCAAAATCAGTGAAGGCACCACCTTGGTGGAAGCTTCCAGTGGTTCAACTGCCGTCTCCGAAGCTTATTTCGCACGTATGTTGGGGCTGGAGTTCGTTGCGGTGGTTCCCACTTCGACCAGCACCGAGAAGATCAAGCTCATCGAATTCTATGGCGGGCGCTGCCATCTGGTTGAAAGCGCCGGACAGGTCGATGCCGCAGCCCGTGAATTAGCGACCCAAACTCAGGGATACTACCTCGACCAGTTCACCTATGCCGAGCGGGCCACCGACTGGCGAGGTAATAACAATATTGCTGAGTCGGTCTACGCGCAGATGTCCGCGGAACCGCATCCGATCCCTAGCTGGATTGTGGTCGGCGCGGGCACCGGTGGTACCAGTGCGACGTTCGGACGCTACGCTCGCTACAAGCAACATGAAACGCGCGTCTGCGTTGCAGACCCAGAAGGTTCTTCATTCTATGAAGGCTGGCGAACTGGCAATCTGGACTATGCCACCGGTACCGGCTCACGCATTGAAGGCATCGGCAGGCCCAAGGTGGAGGCCTCGTTTATGCCTGGGGTGATCGATCATATGGTGCAGGTTCCAGATGCGGCATCGTTGGCGGCCATGCACTTCCTTCGCTCAACCACCCGGTATTTTGCTGGCGGCTCCACTGGCACCAATCTTTATGCCGCGTTCGGGATCATCGCCCAGATGCTTGAACGCGGTGAGCAGGGCAGCGTGGTCACGCTGATCTGCGACTCCGGCGAGCGCTACACCAATACCTATTACAGCCAGCAGTGGCTTGACGAACAAGGGCTCGACTTAGCTCCCTACACCGCCAAGCTTCAGCGGTTTATGGAACAGGGCGTGCTTGAAAGCTAG
- a CDS encoding ATP-binding cassette domain-containing protein, which yields MRRFRFSIIPGIICVVLLAYAWLAPLLGPVTADTVNLGSVYQSPNATHVFGTDQLGRDVWVRTAAALRVSLLMALGAAVFSTLLGVLAAVMAVTFGRVVDGIISRSIDGLNAIPHLLLSVVILALWPGQIWAIIISIAVTHWTQVARVLRAKLLAERESGYVKLSAATGASTVALWRTHLIPAVLPQIGIGFALQIPHAMWHESALSFLGVGLPAQSASLGLLLEDARSGILAGTWWLLLFPSAVLVLACWAIAGLLRPSTARRPLHRSRRKNLRHDFCAVAESQEVFTAGISARATITADEEVLVNDVHISAAPGAIVALMGVSGAGKTLFLRAVAGLLPGSLSASTQVRLNGRSCNNARQGKMLGKGLVFIPGSASTALNPVRTIRQALKRTFRDHARVATGQQLERYWRQFNLETDLLDRYPHQLSGGQAQRALLALGLVGKPACILLDEPTSALDEDTRRAVSDMLRTTAEKGTIIVMVTHDVELAEQLATVIYTIHGGELVPTRSAHNG from the coding sequence ATGCGTAGATTCCGCTTCTCAATTATTCCCGGCATCATCTGCGTAGTACTGCTAGCCTATGCCTGGTTAGCACCGCTTTTGGGTCCGGTCACTGCTGACACTGTGAACCTAGGTTCCGTATATCAAAGCCCGAATGCAACGCATGTCTTTGGAACCGATCAGTTAGGGCGAGACGTGTGGGTACGCACCGCGGCCGCGCTACGAGTTTCACTTCTGATGGCGTTGGGCGCAGCAGTTTTTTCAACGCTCTTGGGAGTCCTCGCTGCGGTAATGGCAGTGACCTTTGGGCGAGTAGTTGACGGTATCATCAGTCGATCCATTGATGGCCTTAATGCCATACCGCATCTGTTGTTATCCGTGGTGATCCTAGCGTTATGGCCCGGGCAAATCTGGGCCATCATCATCTCTATTGCGGTCACTCACTGGACACAGGTTGCACGAGTTCTGCGGGCTAAATTGCTGGCTGAACGCGAAAGTGGGTACGTCAAGCTCAGCGCGGCAACGGGTGCCAGTACGGTAGCGCTGTGGCGAACCCATCTGATTCCGGCGGTACTGCCCCAGATTGGAATTGGATTTGCCCTCCAGATACCGCACGCGATGTGGCATGAATCAGCGCTGTCATTTCTTGGAGTAGGGCTTCCTGCCCAGTCTGCTTCTCTTGGATTGCTTCTTGAAGATGCACGCAGTGGAATTCTGGCTGGCACTTGGTGGCTATTATTGTTCCCCTCTGCCGTGCTCGTACTTGCCTGTTGGGCCATAGCCGGGCTGCTCCGACCCAGTACCGCGCGCCGACCTCTGCATCGCTCACGGCGCAAGAATTTGCGCCACGACTTTTGCGCCGTTGCCGAGTCCCAAGAAGTTTTCACAGCAGGAATCAGCGCCAGAGCCACGATCACAGCAGATGAAGAAGTCCTCGTTAACGATGTACATATCAGTGCTGCACCTGGAGCTATCGTTGCCCTCATGGGTGTATCTGGTGCCGGGAAAACCCTCTTCTTGCGGGCCGTCGCTGGCCTCTTGCCCGGTTCGCTGTCGGCCTCCACTCAGGTGAGGCTCAACGGGCGGTCCTGTAATAACGCCCGCCAAGGAAAAATGTTGGGGAAGGGTTTGGTGTTCATCCCCGGATCAGCGAGCACCGCGCTGAACCCGGTACGCACGATTCGCCAAGCACTCAAAAGAACCTTTCGCGACCATGCGCGCGTGGCCACAGGTCAGCAATTGGAACGATACTGGCGGCAATTTAACCTGGAAACAGACCTGTTAGATAGATATCCCCACCAGTTATCCGGTGGACAGGCTCAGCGCGCACTACTGGCGCTGGGTTTAGTGGGGAAACCTGCCTGCATTTTGCTAGATGAACCCACGAGCGCTCTTGACGAAGATACCCGAAGGGCCGTCAGCGACATGCTGCGTACCACCGCTGAGAAGGGAACCATCATAGTGATGGTGACCCACGACGTTGAACTAGCTGAACAGCTGGCTACCGTCATTTACACCATCCACGGTGGCGAATTGGTACCTACACGGTCGGCGCACAATGGTTAG
- a CDS encoding ABC transporter substrate-binding protein: MPFSRAAAILLPIVIVCSGCQVASTDAAETSAVNLLTPALPSTLNPLAGFDNNGIGKINESLFTLEGEPDTLPKIVPLLAQDEPAISEDGLTWNITLQEDIKFSDGTLLDAADVVASYQAIMDPRTASPLAGTLENLAEVTALDSRTVRFLLHEPQVSFKTSLLIGIAPSEKVDATTPVSESSLNRTPIGTGPYTLESFDSSSLVLSANEDYRDGAPAVRRVSYTESSDDNARTQAMAGSGYTGTVLPSRLAASFAQRDGFEVISASSADWRGISLPADHPFTKDPKVRLALNLAVDREEMISGVLAGAGRPAYTFVPPEYGKYYNSQAIFEHDPQRARQLLDDAGWVIGSDGVRTKDTQRAVFSLLYNPGDTLRRDLSLALASQLEAYGIKISVEPATFDQAEPRVGKDAIMLGGGDTPYDVDTQLYKMLHSSYPESGAYYDNPSHYANKVMDQALHAGRTSTDPETRADAYQKVQELYVEDPSMLLLAFVDHSYVQRSDVHQQWNTSTTLLEPHDHGTAWGPWAKIGQWTSK; encoded by the coding sequence ATGCCGTTCTCCCGCGCAGCAGCGATTCTTCTTCCCATCGTAATTGTCTGCAGTGGATGTCAGGTAGCCAGCACGGATGCAGCAGAAACTTCGGCCGTCAATCTCCTCACTCCAGCACTCCCGTCAACGCTCAATCCATTGGCAGGTTTTGATAACAACGGCATCGGAAAGATCAACGAATCCCTGTTTACTCTTGAAGGGGAACCGGACACCTTACCGAAGATCGTACCGTTGCTGGCGCAAGACGAACCAGCAATATCTGAAGACGGTTTGACCTGGAACATCACCTTACAAGAGGACATCAAGTTCAGCGACGGTACGCTACTTGATGCCGCAGACGTGGTTGCTAGCTACCAGGCCATCATGGACCCTCGCACGGCTTCTCCCCTCGCCGGAACCCTAGAGAACCTCGCAGAAGTCACTGCCCTGGACTCGCGCACTGTTCGCTTCCTGCTCCATGAACCTCAAGTCTCATTCAAAACCTCGCTGCTCATCGGCATTGCACCGTCGGAAAAGGTCGACGCTACAACACCCGTAAGCGAATCATCACTGAACCGCACACCCATCGGTACCGGCCCCTACACGCTGGAAAGTTTCGATAGCTCCTCACTCGTACTCAGTGCCAACGAGGATTACCGAGACGGTGCTCCCGCGGTGCGTAGAGTCTCCTACACTGAATCCAGCGACGACAATGCACGCACACAAGCTATGGCTGGCTCTGGCTACACGGGGACGGTATTACCTAGCCGGCTGGCAGCAAGCTTTGCCCAACGCGACGGCTTTGAAGTGATCAGTGCTTCCAGCGCTGACTGGCGCGGCATTTCACTACCTGCAGACCACCCTTTCACCAAAGACCCTAAAGTCCGCTTAGCACTCAACTTGGCAGTTGACCGCGAGGAAATGATTTCTGGAGTACTTGCCGGAGCTGGTCGACCTGCCTACACCTTCGTGCCTCCCGAGTACGGAAAATATTACAATTCCCAGGCTATTTTTGAGCATGATCCACAGCGCGCGCGGCAATTGCTAGATGATGCGGGATGGGTCATCGGCTCAGACGGTGTACGCACGAAAGACACCCAACGCGCAGTATTCTCCCTGCTGTATAACCCTGGAGACACTCTGCGCAGAGACCTTTCCTTGGCATTGGCTTCCCAACTTGAAGCCTATGGAATCAAAATCTCTGTCGAACCCGCGACATTTGATCAAGCCGAACCACGTGTGGGCAAGGACGCCATCATGCTCGGTGGCGGTGACACACCCTACGACGTGGATACGCAGCTATATAAGATGCTGCATTCAAGCTATCCCGAGTCCGGCGCCTACTACGACAATCCCAGCCACTACGCGAACAAGGTCATGGATCAGGCACTACATGCAGGTCGAACGAGCACAGATCCCGAAACAAGGGCGGATGCCTACCAGAAAGTGCAAGAACTCTACGTCGAGGACCCGTCCATGTTGCTCCTCGCTTTTGTAGACCACAGCTACGTCCAGCGAAGTGACGTGCATCAGCAATGGAATACTTCCACCACGCTCCTCGAACCGCACGATCACGGGACCGCATGGGGGCCGTGGGCCAAAATCGGCCAATGGACCAGCAAGTGA
- a CDS encoding esterase-like activity of phytase family protein — MPVHRTAGRSIGIVTAAVLAVSISSSANADNSEFFERVATYPVYQNHPDGVEATTAAEISTVSEDGNTLIYSDALSRSVGFVDISDPSNPKGLGLLALHQLGSAEDEPTSVAAYGEYVFVVVNTSASYSDPSGRVDVVRIADRSLVRSFELPGQPDSIAISKDGAYAGIAIENERDEDAGDGGLPQTPAGSVAILDLNGENPEGWGVREVPLTSGTREDPKALPLLEEAGLDTPQDPEPEYVSINSKNQLAVTLQENNGMVLIDLPSGNITSAFSTGSVDLEGVDTTDDGKLDTDGSLKDVPREPDAVAWLQDRYLATANEGDWKGGSRGFSIFDSETGKVVWDSGNSLEHLALGQGLFPEHRADKKGVEPEGLAIAEFNGVDYGFVASERANFVAVYDLSNPESPRYLQTLPTTNGPEGILPIPERGLLAVASETDEDDVRSAVSLYSFGAEESQFPQLQSNADSLVPFGALSGLSANPQDSNKLYAVSDNAYEPQIYDITLGTPATIERSIPVTGASTDLDLEGIAARGEGGFWAAHEGASGAENMLVRIDSSGAVVEEVSLPEDVVGTLGKQGLEGVTVRGSGDDEQVIFTLQREAPDESFVRLGKYLPATGEFTWYGYELDEAVEGAWNGLSEITALLDGSYAVIERDNQVGPAAKHKAIYQIELPEETAQSDDSGVTMLSKKLAVDVLPVLQATHGWTQEKLEGLAVAGDEVYVVTDNDAVDEATGETVFANLGEVSQVFELDSTEPSPTPEPSESSEPTATPTQQENDPEPEPENTEDDQDPQGTEQPEQSQPAPTPEAENQDSDSNGSNNSDEEKDAQTDPDESLANTGANSMWLIPVGLVLALLGAAAAVKSRRTKS, encoded by the coding sequence ATGCCGGTGCATCGCACTGCAGGTAGAAGTATTGGAATTGTCACGGCTGCGGTCCTAGCCGTAAGCATAAGCTCATCGGCAAATGCCGACAATAGTGAATTTTTTGAACGAGTCGCTACGTACCCGGTGTATCAGAATCACCCTGATGGCGTTGAAGCAACCACCGCGGCAGAAATTTCCACCGTCTCTGAAGACGGCAACACCCTGATCTACTCCGATGCGCTGTCTCGGAGCGTCGGATTCGTTGATATCTCGGATCCATCAAACCCTAAGGGCCTTGGCCTATTGGCGCTGCACCAGCTTGGCAGTGCGGAGGATGAACCAACAAGCGTTGCCGCGTACGGGGAGTACGTGTTCGTCGTTGTTAATACCTCGGCAAGTTACAGCGATCCTTCCGGACGTGTAGACGTTGTGCGGATCGCAGACCGCTCACTGGTACGCAGCTTTGAATTGCCAGGACAGCCCGATTCCATCGCGATCTCCAAGGATGGTGCCTACGCAGGTATCGCCATCGAGAACGAACGCGATGAGGACGCTGGTGACGGCGGACTCCCACAAACCCCGGCTGGCTCCGTAGCAATCTTGGATTTGAACGGTGAGAACCCTGAAGGCTGGGGCGTACGAGAAGTTCCACTAACCTCCGGTACGCGAGAAGACCCAAAGGCATTACCACTATTGGAAGAGGCTGGTCTTGATACCCCACAAGACCCAGAGCCTGAGTACGTAAGCATCAATTCTAAAAACCAACTGGCGGTAACCCTCCAAGAAAATAACGGCATGGTGCTTATCGACCTGCCTTCGGGCAACATCACCAGCGCTTTCAGTACCGGCAGCGTTGACCTTGAGGGTGTCGACACCACTGACGATGGCAAGCTAGATACCGATGGCTCGCTCAAGGACGTTCCTCGCGAACCAGATGCCGTAGCTTGGCTTCAGGATCGTTACCTGGCCACCGCCAACGAGGGCGACTGGAAAGGTGGAAGCCGCGGGTTCTCCATCTTCGATTCTGAGACTGGAAAAGTCGTCTGGGATTCAGGTAATAGCCTTGAACACCTCGCCTTGGGCCAGGGACTGTTCCCTGAACATCGTGCCGACAAGAAGGGCGTTGAACCTGAAGGTCTAGCCATCGCTGAATTCAACGGTGTCGACTACGGTTTTGTCGCCTCCGAGCGAGCCAACTTTGTTGCAGTGTACGACCTTTCCAATCCAGAGTCGCCACGCTACCTACAGACCCTGCCGACCACCAACGGGCCCGAAGGAATCCTGCCAATTCCAGAACGTGGATTGTTAGCGGTCGCTTCCGAAACCGATGAAGACGACGTGCGTTCAGCAGTTAGCCTGTATTCTTTCGGAGCCGAGGAATCACAGTTCCCTCAGCTGCAGTCAAACGCTGATTCGCTCGTTCCCTTTGGTGCACTCAGTGGTTTGAGCGCTAACCCGCAGGATTCCAATAAGCTCTACGCGGTGAGCGACAACGCTTATGAGCCACAGATCTACGACATCACTCTTGGAACTCCAGCCACTATTGAGCGTTCCATTCCAGTGACTGGCGCAAGCACAGATCTTGACCTTGAAGGCATTGCCGCCCGCGGAGAGGGTGGATTCTGGGCAGCCCACGAGGGTGCCAGCGGTGCCGAAAACATGTTGGTGAGAATCGATAGCTCGGGTGCTGTCGTTGAAGAAGTTTCATTGCCTGAAGACGTTGTAGGAACCCTAGGCAAGCAGGGCTTGGAAGGCGTCACCGTGCGGGGTAGTGGAGATGACGAGCAGGTGATCTTCACCCTGCAGCGTGAAGCTCCGGATGAATCCTTTGTTCGCCTAGGAAAATACTTGCCAGCAACTGGCGAATTCACCTGGTACGGATATGAGCTGGATGAAGCGGTCGAAGGAGCTTGGAATGGGCTCTCTGAAATCACCGCTCTACTCGATGGATCCTACGCAGTCATCGAGCGCGACAACCAGGTGGGTCCAGCGGCCAAGCATAAGGCCATCTACCAAATTGAACTTCCTGAAGAAACCGCACAAAGCGATGATTCCGGCGTCACCATGTTGAGCAAGAAGCTCGCCGTGGATGTCTTGCCAGTACTTCAAGCCACGCACGGATGGACGCAGGAGAAGCTTGAAGGTCTAGCAGTGGCCGGCGACGAAGTTTATGTCGTGACAGATAACGATGCTGTGGACGAAGCCACTGGCGAGACCGTGTTCGCAAACCTCGGCGAAGTATCACAGGTCTTTGAGCTTGACTCCACCGAACCGTCACCAACGCCGGAACCAAGTGAATCAAGCGAACCAACTGCTACTCCAACGCAGCAGGAGAACGATCCTGAGCCTGAACCAGAAAACACCGAAGACGACCAGGATCCTCAGGGGACCGAGCAGCCAGAGCAGTCTCAGCCGGCTCCAACTCCAGAAGCTGAGAACCAGGACTCAGATTCGAACGGCTCAAATAACTCCGATGAGGAAAAAGACGCCCAGACTGATCCTGATGAGTCGCTGGCTAACACCGGTGCCAACAGCATGTGGCTGATTCCTGTCGGCTTGGTATTGGCGTTGCTTGGTGCTGCAGCAGCAGTCAAGTCCCGTCGAACCAAAAGCTAA
- a CDS encoding 3-hydroxyacyl-CoA dehydrogenase, producing the protein MQLNNTTVLGTGVLGSQILFQTAYHGLPVIGFDISEEALEAAKTRLDSLVAVYGEFFGEPTKAQAARDSIKLTTDMALAVNNADLVIEAVPEDLKIKEQTYQKLASLAPEHTIFATNSSTLLPSDISPFTGRPEQFLALHYANHIWKNNTGEVMGTANTSKEAYEAVVDFAERTGLVAIRVLKEQPGYVLNSLLVPFLESASHLLVNEVADAPTIDTTWKIGTGAPFGPFEIYDIVGLNTAYHIASHGGETSKKFAELLKSEYIDQGKLGVATGEGFYKYD; encoded by the coding sequence ATGCAACTGAATAACACCACCGTGCTGGGAACCGGAGTTCTGGGATCACAGATCCTTTTCCAAACCGCCTATCACGGCCTGCCAGTTATTGGCTTCGACATCAGCGAGGAAGCGCTTGAAGCCGCAAAAACGCGTCTAGACTCGCTCGTCGCTGTCTACGGTGAATTCTTTGGGGAGCCCACTAAGGCTCAGGCCGCACGCGATTCCATCAAACTCACCACGGACATGGCACTGGCCGTGAATAACGCAGATCTGGTCATCGAAGCAGTGCCGGAAGATCTCAAGATCAAAGAACAGACCTACCAAAAGCTCGCATCCCTCGCCCCAGAGCACACAATTTTCGCAACAAATTCCTCAACGCTTCTTCCTTCAGACATCTCACCTTTCACTGGTCGCCCAGAACAATTCTTGGCCTTGCACTACGCCAACCACATCTGGAAGAACAACACCGGCGAAGTGATGGGCACTGCCAACACCAGCAAGGAAGCGTATGAAGCTGTCGTTGATTTCGCCGAGCGCACGGGACTAGTGGCCATCCGTGTTCTCAAAGAACAGCCGGGATATGTCTTGAACTCACTACTTGTTCCTTTCCTTGAGTCCGCAAGCCATCTACTAGTTAATGAAGTTGCCGATGCGCCCACCATTGACACCACCTGGAAAATCGGTACCGGAGCACCTTTTGGCCCATTCGAAATTTATGACATTGTCGGGTTGAACACCGCCTATCACATTGCAAGTCACGGCGGGGAAACCAGTAAGAAGTTCGCTGAACTACTGAAATCCGAGTACATCGATCAGGGCAAGCTCGGCGTAGCTACCGGTGAAGGGTTCTACAAGTACGATTAG
- a CDS encoding ABC-F family ATP-binding cassette domain-containing protein, with translation MAHIDVTDIQYFLSDGTQLLGGVTFKVSAGTKTALIGPNGTGKTTLFKIIAGDLKADEGSINHTGSLGIMRQFVGQVRDETTVKELLLSTAAPALAQAAEKVAKYEELMITSDDEKVHMRYAEAIIEWGDAGGYELETTWDKVCMAALGVEFDAASHRLARTLSGGEQKRLVLEALFEGNDELLLLDEPDNYLDVPGKRWLEEKMRNSPKTVLFISHDRELLNNAATRIVTLEPGHGGATAWIHGGSFGSYVDARKERNERFEELRKRWDEEHSKLKELVNMYKTKAAFRSDMANRYHAATTRLEKFLEAGPPQAIPLEQNVQMRLKGGRTAKRAVVAENLELTGLMKPFSTEIWFGDRVGVLGSNGSGKSHFLRLLASGGSEPEREHLPVSDVVIEKVEHQGTVKLGARIRPGYFAQTHTRPDLFGRTLLEILHRGDEHRSGLPREAAAGALDGYGLAGQSEQKFESLSGGQQARFQILLLQLSGATLLLLDEPTDNLDLHSGEALERAIDAFEGSVLAVTHDRWFAKGFDRFLVFGSDGTVYESAEPVWDETRVVRKR, from the coding sequence GTGGCTCATATTGACGTGACTGACATACAGTATTTCCTCTCCGACGGCACCCAATTGCTCGGCGGTGTCACCTTCAAAGTCTCCGCAGGAACAAAGACTGCTTTGATCGGCCCCAACGGCACCGGTAAAACCACGCTGTTCAAAATCATCGCTGGCGACCTGAAAGCCGATGAAGGTTCGATCAACCACACAGGTTCCTTGGGAATCATGCGCCAGTTTGTTGGCCAAGTGCGTGACGAAACTACGGTCAAAGAACTTCTTCTCTCCACCGCGGCACCGGCATTGGCGCAAGCCGCCGAAAAAGTCGCCAAGTACGAAGAGCTCATGATCACCAGTGACGACGAAAAAGTCCACATGCGCTACGCAGAAGCCATTATCGAGTGGGGTGACGCTGGCGGATACGAGCTGGAAACCACCTGGGACAAGGTCTGCATGGCAGCGCTCGGCGTGGAATTTGATGCGGCATCACATCGTTTGGCCCGCACGCTATCTGGAGGCGAACAAAAACGACTCGTCCTGGAAGCATTATTTGAAGGCAACGATGAACTGTTGCTCTTGGACGAACCAGATAACTACCTTGACGTACCAGGTAAGCGCTGGCTCGAAGAGAAAATGCGCAACTCCCCCAAGACAGTCCTGTTCATCAGCCACGACCGGGAACTGCTGAACAATGCGGCAACGCGCATCGTTACCCTGGAGCCAGGACACGGTGGAGCGACCGCGTGGATCCACGGTGGATCTTTTGGCAGTTATGTTGATGCTCGAAAAGAACGCAATGAACGATTTGAAGAGTTGCGCAAGCGTTGGGATGAAGAGCACTCCAAGCTCAAAGAACTGGTCAACATGTATAAGACCAAGGCCGCATTCCGTTCCGACATGGCCAACCGATACCATGCAGCAACGACCCGCCTCGAAAAGTTCTTAGAAGCGGGCCCGCCACAGGCAATTCCGCTGGAACAAAATGTGCAAATGCGCCTGAAGGGTGGCCGCACAGCAAAGCGTGCCGTCGTAGCGGAAAACCTCGAACTTACGGGTCTTATGAAACCCTTCTCCACTGAAATTTGGTTCGGGGACCGAGTCGGCGTCCTGGGGTCCAACGGTTCTGGAAAGTCGCACTTCCTCCGCTTGTTAGCTAGTGGCGGAAGCGAACCGGAGCGTGAACATCTTCCCGTATCAGACGTGGTGATCGAAAAGGTTGAGCACCAAGGAACGGTGAAGCTCGGCGCGCGGATACGCCCTGGATATTTCGCACAAACTCATACTCGGCCGGACCTTTTCGGACGGACCCTACTTGAAATCCTGCACCGCGGTGATGAGCATCGTTCGGGTTTACCGCGAGAAGCCGCCGCTGGTGCATTGGACGGTTATGGTCTAGCCGGTCAGTCCGAACAGAAGTTTGAATCGCTCTCTGGTGGGCAACAGGCTCGATTCCAGATTCTGCTTCTGCAGCTCTCCGGTGCGACCCTATTGCTCCTGGATGAACCAACTGACAACCTGGACCTACATTCCGGTGAGGCCCTTGAACGTGCCATCGATGCATTTGAAGGATCCGTTCTTGCGGTCACGCACGACCGTTGGTTCGCCAAGGGGTTCGACAGGTTCTTGGTCTTCGGATCCGACGGAACCGTCTATGAATCTGCGGAACCTGTGTGGGACGAAACGCGAGTAGTTCGCAAACGGTGA
- a CDS encoding ArsR/SmtB family transcription factor, which produces MSELEREQIAFDALAKVQATIPDWIEVFSLCADETRIRLLIAMHAAPGSSVTQLAEATGLAPNTVTQSLATLHRANVVEVKRDGKFRRWQLVHPGIHQLLHQLQAPHSTLHPEH; this is translated from the coding sequence GTGTCTGAGTTGGAACGTGAACAGATTGCTTTTGACGCACTGGCCAAGGTGCAGGCCACCATCCCTGACTGGATTGAGGTCTTCTCCTTATGTGCAGATGAAACTCGTATTAGGCTGCTCATTGCGATGCACGCTGCGCCAGGATCTTCGGTGACACAACTGGCCGAAGCAACCGGCTTGGCCCCTAATACTGTCACCCAATCCCTGGCGACACTTCATCGTGCCAACGTTGTAGAAGTGAAGCGGGACGGGAAATTTCGTCGGTGGCAGCTGGTGCACCCGGGGATTCATCAACTGCTCCACCAGCTGCAAGCCCCGCACTCGACGTTGCACCCCGAACACTAA